In Phocoena phocoena chromosome 11, mPhoPho1.1, whole genome shotgun sequence, one DNA window encodes the following:
- the SUN2 gene encoding SUN domain-containing protein 2 isoform X3 codes for MSRRSQRLTRYSQGDDDGSSSSGGSSVMGSQSTLFKDSPLRTLKRKSSNMKRLSPAPQLGPSSDRHTSYYSESVVRESYFGSPRAASIAASLTRNSILDDQLHGDPFWSEDLRVRRRDTGGTESSKVNGLPENKLSEDFLGSSSGYSSEDDYVGYSETDQQGSGSRLRNAVSRAGSLFWMVVTSPGRLFGLLYWWIGTTWYRLTTAASLLDVFVLTRRFSSLKTFLGFLLLLLLLTGLTYGAWYCYPFGLQTFHPAVASWWASKGSSGQRAVWGSRDSSPHFQAEQRILSRVHSLERRLEALAAEFSSSWQKEAMRLERLELRQGAGGQAASGSLSHEDTLALLEGLVSRREAALKEDFRRDTAAQIQEELVTLRAEHQQDSEDLFKKIVQASQESEARLQELKSEWQRMTQESFRESSMKELGRLGVQLEGLRQELAALTLKQSSVEDQVGLLPQQLQAVRDDVESQFPAWVSQFLLRGGGSRTGLLQREETQAQLQELESKILAHVAEMQGRSAREAVASLGLTLQKEGVIGVTEEQVHRIVNQALKRYSEDRIGMVDYALESGGASVISTRCSETYETKTALLSLFGIPLWYQSQSPRVILQPDVHPGNCWAFQGPQGFAVVRLSARIRPTAVTLEHVPKSLSPNSTISSAPKDFAVFGFDEDLQQEGTLLGQFTYDQDGEPIQTFYFQGPKMATYQVVELRILTNWGHPEYTCIYRFRVHGEPTH; via the exons ATGTCTCGAAGAAGCCAGCGCCTAACACGCTACTCCCAGGGTGACGAtgacggcagcagcagcagtgggggGAGCTCGGTGATGGGGAGTCAGAGCACCCTGTTTAAAGACAGTCCTCTCAG GACCCTGAAGAGGAAATCCAGCAACATGAAGCGCCTCTCCCCAGCGCCGCAGCTGGGCCCCTCCTCCGACAGGCACACCTCCTACTACAGCGAGTCTGTGGTCAGGGAGTCCTACTTTGGCAGCCCCCGGGCCGCCTCCATCGCTGCCTCTCTCACCAGGAACTCCATCCTCGATGACCAGCTGCATGGTGACCCCTTCTGGA GTGAGGACCTGCGGGTGAGGAGGAGAGACACAGGTGGCACTGAGAGCAGCAAAGTCAACGGGCTCCCGGAGAACAAGCTGTCCGAGGACTTCCTCGGGTCGTCCTCGGGCTACTCTTCCGAGGATGACTACGTAG GCTACTCGGAGACGGACCAGCAGGGTTCAGGGTCGCGGCTACGGAACGCTGTCTCTCGGGCGGGCTCTCTTTTCTGGATGGTGGTCACTTCTCCAG GCCGGCTCTTCGGACTCCTCTACTGGTGGATTGGCACCACCTGGTACCGCCTGACGACAGCTGCCTCCCTCCTCGACGTCTTCGTTTTAACCAG GCGCTTCTCATCACTGAAGACGTTCCTGGGGTTcctcttgctgctgctgcttctgaccGGCCTGACCTATG GCGCATGGTACTGCTACCCCTTCGGGCTGCAGACGTTCCACCCCGCCGTGGCTTCCTGGTGGGCCTCGAAGGGCAGCAGCGGGCAGCGTGCGGTGTGGGGTTCCAGAGACTCATCCCCACATTTCCAG GCTGAGCAGCGCATTCTGTCCCGGGTACACTCTCTGGAGCGGCGCCTGGAAGCTCTTGCTGCCGAATTTTCCTCCAGCTGGCAGAAGGAGGCCATGCGGCTGGAACGCTTGGAGCTGCGGCAGGGGGCCGGAGGGCAGGCGGCCAGCGGCAGCCTGAGCCACGAGGACACCCTGGCGCTCCTGGAGGGGCTGGTGAGCCGCCGCGAGGCTGCCCTGAAGGAGGACTTCCGCAGGGACACCGCTGCTCAGATCCAG GAAGAACTGGTCACCCTGAGAGCAGAGCATCAACAGGACTCAGAAGACCTCTTCAAGAAGATTGTCCAGGCCTCGCAG GAGTCTGAGGCTCGACTCCAGGAGCTGAAGTCTGAGTGGCAAAG GATGACCCAGGAGTCCTTTCGGGAGAGTTCCATGAAGGAGCTGGGGCGGCTGGGGGTTCAGCTGGAAGGCCTGCGGCAGGAACTGGCAGCCCTGACCCTGAAGCAGAGCTCGGTGGAGGACCAAGTGGGCCTGCTGCCCCAGCAGCTCCAGGCTGTGCGGGACGAC GTGGAGTCTCAGTTCCCTGCCTGGGTCAGTCAGTTCCTTCTTCGAGGTGGGGGCAGCCGCACTGGGCTCCTTCAGCGAGAGGAGACGCAAGCTCAGCTGCAGGAGCTGGAGAGCAAGATCCTCGCCCACGTGGCCGAGATGCAGGGCAGGTCCGCGAGGGAGGCCGTGGCCAGCCTGGGGCTGACGCTGCAGAAGGAGGGCGTGATTGGGGTGACAGAGGAG CAGGTGCACCGTATCGTAAACCAGGCTCTGAAGCGCTACAGCGAGGACCGCATCGGGATGGTGGACTACGCTCTGGAATCGGGAG GGGCCAGCGTTATCAGCACCCGATGTTCCGAGACCTACGAGACCAAGACGGCCCTCCTCAGCCTCTTCGGCATCCCCCTGTGGTACCAATCCCAGTCTCCCCGAGTCATTCTCCAG CCAGACGTGCACCCAGGCAACTGCTGGGCCTTCCAGGGGCCCCAGGGCTTTGCTGTGGTTCGCCTTTCTGCCCGCATCCGCCCCACTGCTGTCACCTTAGAGCATGTACCCAAATCCTTGTCCCCCAACAGCACCATCTCCAGTGCCCCCAAGGACTTTGCCGTCTTT GGTTTCGATGAAGACCTGCAGCAGGAGGGGACGCTCCTTGGCCAGTTCACGTACGACCAGGATGGGGAGCCCATTCAGACGTTTTATTTTCAG GGCCCTAAAATGGCCACGTACCAGGTGGTGGAGCTGCGGATCTTGACTAACTGGGGCCACCCCGAGTACACCTGCATCTACCGCTTCAGGGTGCACGGGGAACCCACCCACTAG
- the SUN2 gene encoding SUN domain-containing protein 2 isoform X2, translating to MSRRSQRLTRYSQGDDDGSSSSGGSSVMGSQSTLFKDSPLRTLKRKSSNMKRLSPAPQLGPSSDRHTSYYSESVVRESYFGSPRAASIAASLTRNSILDDQLHGDPFWSDISAPGEPHVLPSSGEDLRVRRRDTGGTESSKVNGLPENKLSEDFLGSSSGYSSEDDYVGYSETDQQGSGSRLRNAVSRAGSLFWMVVTSPGRLFGLLYWWIGTTWYRLTTAASLLDVFVLTRRFSSLKTFLGFLLLLLLLTGLTYGAWYCYPFGLQTFHPAVASWWASKGSSGQRAVWGSRDSSPHFQAEQRILSRVHSLERRLEALAAEFSSSWQKEAMRLERLELRQGAGGQAASGSLSHEDTLALLEGLVSRREAALKEDFRRDTAAQIQEELVTLRAEHQQDSEDLFKKIVQASQESEARLQELKSEWQRMTQESFRESSMKELGRLGVQLEGLRQELAALTLKQSSVEDQVGLLPQQLQAVRDDVESQFPAWVSQFLLRGGGSRTGLLQREETQAQLQELESKILAHVAEMQGRSAREAVASLGLTLQKEGVIGVTEEQVHRIVNQALKRYSEDRIGMVDYALESGGASVISTRCSETYETKTALLSLFGIPLWYQSQSPRVILQPDVHPGNCWAFQGPQGFAVVRLSARIRPTAVTLEHVPKSLSPNSTISSAPKDFAVFGFDEDLQQEGTLLGQFTYDQDGEPIQTFYFQGPKMATYQVVELRILTNWGHPEYTCIYRFRVHGEPTH from the exons ATGTCTCGAAGAAGCCAGCGCCTAACACGCTACTCCCAGGGTGACGAtgacggcagcagcagcagtgggggGAGCTCGGTGATGGGGAGTCAGAGCACCCTGTTTAAAGACAGTCCTCTCAG GACCCTGAAGAGGAAATCCAGCAACATGAAGCGCCTCTCCCCAGCGCCGCAGCTGGGCCCCTCCTCCGACAGGCACACCTCCTACTACAGCGAGTCTGTGGTCAGGGAGTCCTACTTTGGCAGCCCCCGGGCCGCCTCCATCGCTGCCTCTCTCACCAGGAACTCCATCCTCGATGACCAGCTGCATGGTGACCCCTTCTGGAGTGA CATCTCTGCCCCAGGAGAACCCCACGTTCTTCCCTCCTCAGGTGAGGACCTGCGGGTGAGGAGGAGAGACACAGGTGGCACTGAGAGCAGCAAAGTCAACGGGCTCCCGGAGAACAAGCTGTCCGAGGACTTCCTCGGGTCGTCCTCGGGCTACTCTTCCGAGGATGACTACGTAG GCTACTCGGAGACGGACCAGCAGGGTTCAGGGTCGCGGCTACGGAACGCTGTCTCTCGGGCGGGCTCTCTTTTCTGGATGGTGGTCACTTCTCCAG GCCGGCTCTTCGGACTCCTCTACTGGTGGATTGGCACCACCTGGTACCGCCTGACGACAGCTGCCTCCCTCCTCGACGTCTTCGTTTTAACCAG GCGCTTCTCATCACTGAAGACGTTCCTGGGGTTcctcttgctgctgctgcttctgaccGGCCTGACCTATG GCGCATGGTACTGCTACCCCTTCGGGCTGCAGACGTTCCACCCCGCCGTGGCTTCCTGGTGGGCCTCGAAGGGCAGCAGCGGGCAGCGTGCGGTGTGGGGTTCCAGAGACTCATCCCCACATTTCCAG GCTGAGCAGCGCATTCTGTCCCGGGTACACTCTCTGGAGCGGCGCCTGGAAGCTCTTGCTGCCGAATTTTCCTCCAGCTGGCAGAAGGAGGCCATGCGGCTGGAACGCTTGGAGCTGCGGCAGGGGGCCGGAGGGCAGGCGGCCAGCGGCAGCCTGAGCCACGAGGACACCCTGGCGCTCCTGGAGGGGCTGGTGAGCCGCCGCGAGGCTGCCCTGAAGGAGGACTTCCGCAGGGACACCGCTGCTCAGATCCAG GAAGAACTGGTCACCCTGAGAGCAGAGCATCAACAGGACTCAGAAGACCTCTTCAAGAAGATTGTCCAGGCCTCGCAG GAGTCTGAGGCTCGACTCCAGGAGCTGAAGTCTGAGTGGCAAAG GATGACCCAGGAGTCCTTTCGGGAGAGTTCCATGAAGGAGCTGGGGCGGCTGGGGGTTCAGCTGGAAGGCCTGCGGCAGGAACTGGCAGCCCTGACCCTGAAGCAGAGCTCGGTGGAGGACCAAGTGGGCCTGCTGCCCCAGCAGCTCCAGGCTGTGCGGGACGAC GTGGAGTCTCAGTTCCCTGCCTGGGTCAGTCAGTTCCTTCTTCGAGGTGGGGGCAGCCGCACTGGGCTCCTTCAGCGAGAGGAGACGCAAGCTCAGCTGCAGGAGCTGGAGAGCAAGATCCTCGCCCACGTGGCCGAGATGCAGGGCAGGTCCGCGAGGGAGGCCGTGGCCAGCCTGGGGCTGACGCTGCAGAAGGAGGGCGTGATTGGGGTGACAGAGGAG CAGGTGCACCGTATCGTAAACCAGGCTCTGAAGCGCTACAGCGAGGACCGCATCGGGATGGTGGACTACGCTCTGGAATCGGGAG GGGCCAGCGTTATCAGCACCCGATGTTCCGAGACCTACGAGACCAAGACGGCCCTCCTCAGCCTCTTCGGCATCCCCCTGTGGTACCAATCCCAGTCTCCCCGAGTCATTCTCCAG CCAGACGTGCACCCAGGCAACTGCTGGGCCTTCCAGGGGCCCCAGGGCTTTGCTGTGGTTCGCCTTTCTGCCCGCATCCGCCCCACTGCTGTCACCTTAGAGCATGTACCCAAATCCTTGTCCCCCAACAGCACCATCTCCAGTGCCCCCAAGGACTTTGCCGTCTTT GGTTTCGATGAAGACCTGCAGCAGGAGGGGACGCTCCTTGGCCAGTTCACGTACGACCAGGATGGGGAGCCCATTCAGACGTTTTATTTTCAG GGCCCTAAAATGGCCACGTACCAGGTGGTGGAGCTGCGGATCTTGACTAACTGGGGCCACCCCGAGTACACCTGCATCTACCGCTTCAGGGTGCACGGGGAACCCACCCACTAG
- the SUN2 gene encoding SUN domain-containing protein 2 isoform X1 encodes MSRRSQRLTRYSQGDDDGSSSSGGSSVMGSQSTLFKDSPLRTLKRKSSNMKRLSPAPQLGPSSDRHTSYYSESVVRESYFGSPRAASIAASLTRNSILDDQLHGDPFWSEDLRVRRRDTGGTESSKVNGLPENKLSEDFLGSSSGYSSEDDYVADKESKGNKMTTGRLLSSPAGYSETDQQGSGSRLRNAVSRAGSLFWMVVTSPGRLFGLLYWWIGTTWYRLTTAASLLDVFVLTRRFSSLKTFLGFLLLLLLLTGLTYGAWYCYPFGLQTFHPAVASWWASKGSSGQRAVWGSRDSSPHFQAEQRILSRVHSLERRLEALAAEFSSSWQKEAMRLERLELRQGAGGQAASGSLSHEDTLALLEGLVSRREAALKEDFRRDTAAQIQEELVTLRAEHQQDSEDLFKKIVQASQESEARLQELKSEWQRMTQESFRESSMKELGRLGVQLEGLRQELAALTLKQSSVEDQVGLLPQQLQAVRDDVESQFPAWVSQFLLRGGGSRTGLLQREETQAQLQELESKILAHVAEMQGRSAREAVASLGLTLQKEGVIGVTEEQVHRIVNQALKRYSEDRIGMVDYALESGGASVISTRCSETYETKTALLSLFGIPLWYQSQSPRVILQPDVHPGNCWAFQGPQGFAVVRLSARIRPTAVTLEHVPKSLSPNSTISSAPKDFAVFGFDEDLQQEGTLLGQFTYDQDGEPIQTFYFQGPKMATYQVVELRILTNWGHPEYTCIYRFRVHGEPTH; translated from the exons ATGTCTCGAAGAAGCCAGCGCCTAACACGCTACTCCCAGGGTGACGAtgacggcagcagcagcagtgggggGAGCTCGGTGATGGGGAGTCAGAGCACCCTGTTTAAAGACAGTCCTCTCAG GACCCTGAAGAGGAAATCCAGCAACATGAAGCGCCTCTCCCCAGCGCCGCAGCTGGGCCCCTCCTCCGACAGGCACACCTCCTACTACAGCGAGTCTGTGGTCAGGGAGTCCTACTTTGGCAGCCCCCGGGCCGCCTCCATCGCTGCCTCTCTCACCAGGAACTCCATCCTCGATGACCAGCTGCATGGTGACCCCTTCTGGA GTGAGGACCTGCGGGTGAGGAGGAGAGACACAGGTGGCACTGAGAGCAGCAAAGTCAACGGGCTCCCGGAGAACAAGCTGTCCGAGGACTTCCTCGGGTCGTCCTCGGGCTACTCTTCCGAGGATGACTACGTAG CCGACAAGGAGTCCAAGGGAAATAAAAT gacGACTGGgcgtctcctctcctcccctgcagGCTACTCGGAGACGGACCAGCAGGGTTCAGGGTCGCGGCTACGGAACGCTGTCTCTCGGGCGGGCTCTCTTTTCTGGATGGTGGTCACTTCTCCAG GCCGGCTCTTCGGACTCCTCTACTGGTGGATTGGCACCACCTGGTACCGCCTGACGACAGCTGCCTCCCTCCTCGACGTCTTCGTTTTAACCAG GCGCTTCTCATCACTGAAGACGTTCCTGGGGTTcctcttgctgctgctgcttctgaccGGCCTGACCTATG GCGCATGGTACTGCTACCCCTTCGGGCTGCAGACGTTCCACCCCGCCGTGGCTTCCTGGTGGGCCTCGAAGGGCAGCAGCGGGCAGCGTGCGGTGTGGGGTTCCAGAGACTCATCCCCACATTTCCAG GCTGAGCAGCGCATTCTGTCCCGGGTACACTCTCTGGAGCGGCGCCTGGAAGCTCTTGCTGCCGAATTTTCCTCCAGCTGGCAGAAGGAGGCCATGCGGCTGGAACGCTTGGAGCTGCGGCAGGGGGCCGGAGGGCAGGCGGCCAGCGGCAGCCTGAGCCACGAGGACACCCTGGCGCTCCTGGAGGGGCTGGTGAGCCGCCGCGAGGCTGCCCTGAAGGAGGACTTCCGCAGGGACACCGCTGCTCAGATCCAG GAAGAACTGGTCACCCTGAGAGCAGAGCATCAACAGGACTCAGAAGACCTCTTCAAGAAGATTGTCCAGGCCTCGCAG GAGTCTGAGGCTCGACTCCAGGAGCTGAAGTCTGAGTGGCAAAG GATGACCCAGGAGTCCTTTCGGGAGAGTTCCATGAAGGAGCTGGGGCGGCTGGGGGTTCAGCTGGAAGGCCTGCGGCAGGAACTGGCAGCCCTGACCCTGAAGCAGAGCTCGGTGGAGGACCAAGTGGGCCTGCTGCCCCAGCAGCTCCAGGCTGTGCGGGACGAC GTGGAGTCTCAGTTCCCTGCCTGGGTCAGTCAGTTCCTTCTTCGAGGTGGGGGCAGCCGCACTGGGCTCCTTCAGCGAGAGGAGACGCAAGCTCAGCTGCAGGAGCTGGAGAGCAAGATCCTCGCCCACGTGGCCGAGATGCAGGGCAGGTCCGCGAGGGAGGCCGTGGCCAGCCTGGGGCTGACGCTGCAGAAGGAGGGCGTGATTGGGGTGACAGAGGAG CAGGTGCACCGTATCGTAAACCAGGCTCTGAAGCGCTACAGCGAGGACCGCATCGGGATGGTGGACTACGCTCTGGAATCGGGAG GGGCCAGCGTTATCAGCACCCGATGTTCCGAGACCTACGAGACCAAGACGGCCCTCCTCAGCCTCTTCGGCATCCCCCTGTGGTACCAATCCCAGTCTCCCCGAGTCATTCTCCAG CCAGACGTGCACCCAGGCAACTGCTGGGCCTTCCAGGGGCCCCAGGGCTTTGCTGTGGTTCGCCTTTCTGCCCGCATCCGCCCCACTGCTGTCACCTTAGAGCATGTACCCAAATCCTTGTCCCCCAACAGCACCATCTCCAGTGCCCCCAAGGACTTTGCCGTCTTT GGTTTCGATGAAGACCTGCAGCAGGAGGGGACGCTCCTTGGCCAGTTCACGTACGACCAGGATGGGGAGCCCATTCAGACGTTTTATTTTCAG GGCCCTAAAATGGCCACGTACCAGGTGGTGGAGCTGCGGATCTTGACTAACTGGGGCCACCCCGAGTACACCTGCATCTACCGCTTCAGGGTGCACGGGGAACCCACCCACTAG
- the SUN2 gene encoding SUN domain-containing protein 2 isoform X4, with product MSRRSQRLTRYSQGDDDGSSSSGGSSVMGSQSTLFKDSPLRTLKRKSSNMKRLSPAPQLGPSSDRHTSYYSESVVRESYFGSPRAASIAASLTRNSILDDQLHGDPFWSEDLRVRRRDTGGTESSKVNGLPENKLSEDFLGSSSGYSSEDDYVGYSETDQQGSGSRLRNAVSRAGSLFWMVVTSPGRLFGLLYWWIGTTWYRLTTAASLLDVFVLTRRFSSLKTFLGFLLLLLLLTGLTYGAWYCYPFGLQTFHPAVASWWASKGSSGQRAVWGSRDSSPHFQAEQRILSRVHSLERRLEALAAEFSSSWQKEAMRLERLELRQGAGGQAASGSLSHEDTLALLEGLVSRREAALKEDFRRDTAAQIQEELVTLRAEHQQDSEDLFKKIVQASQESEARLQELKSEWQRMTQESFRESSMKELGRLGVQLEGLRQELAALTLKQSSVEDQVGLLPQQLQAVRDDVESQFPAWVSQFLLRGGGSRTGLLQREETQAQLQELESKILAHVAEMQGRSAREAVASLGLTLQKEGVIGVTEEVHRIVNQALKRYSEDRIGMVDYALESGGASVISTRCSETYETKTALLSLFGIPLWYQSQSPRVILQPDVHPGNCWAFQGPQGFAVVRLSARIRPTAVTLEHVPKSLSPNSTISSAPKDFAVFGFDEDLQQEGTLLGQFTYDQDGEPIQTFYFQGPKMATYQVVELRILTNWGHPEYTCIYRFRVHGEPTH from the exons ATGTCTCGAAGAAGCCAGCGCCTAACACGCTACTCCCAGGGTGACGAtgacggcagcagcagcagtgggggGAGCTCGGTGATGGGGAGTCAGAGCACCCTGTTTAAAGACAGTCCTCTCAG GACCCTGAAGAGGAAATCCAGCAACATGAAGCGCCTCTCCCCAGCGCCGCAGCTGGGCCCCTCCTCCGACAGGCACACCTCCTACTACAGCGAGTCTGTGGTCAGGGAGTCCTACTTTGGCAGCCCCCGGGCCGCCTCCATCGCTGCCTCTCTCACCAGGAACTCCATCCTCGATGACCAGCTGCATGGTGACCCCTTCTGGA GTGAGGACCTGCGGGTGAGGAGGAGAGACACAGGTGGCACTGAGAGCAGCAAAGTCAACGGGCTCCCGGAGAACAAGCTGTCCGAGGACTTCCTCGGGTCGTCCTCGGGCTACTCTTCCGAGGATGACTACGTAG GCTACTCGGAGACGGACCAGCAGGGTTCAGGGTCGCGGCTACGGAACGCTGTCTCTCGGGCGGGCTCTCTTTTCTGGATGGTGGTCACTTCTCCAG GCCGGCTCTTCGGACTCCTCTACTGGTGGATTGGCACCACCTGGTACCGCCTGACGACAGCTGCCTCCCTCCTCGACGTCTTCGTTTTAACCAG GCGCTTCTCATCACTGAAGACGTTCCTGGGGTTcctcttgctgctgctgcttctgaccGGCCTGACCTATG GCGCATGGTACTGCTACCCCTTCGGGCTGCAGACGTTCCACCCCGCCGTGGCTTCCTGGTGGGCCTCGAAGGGCAGCAGCGGGCAGCGTGCGGTGTGGGGTTCCAGAGACTCATCCCCACATTTCCAG GCTGAGCAGCGCATTCTGTCCCGGGTACACTCTCTGGAGCGGCGCCTGGAAGCTCTTGCTGCCGAATTTTCCTCCAGCTGGCAGAAGGAGGCCATGCGGCTGGAACGCTTGGAGCTGCGGCAGGGGGCCGGAGGGCAGGCGGCCAGCGGCAGCCTGAGCCACGAGGACACCCTGGCGCTCCTGGAGGGGCTGGTGAGCCGCCGCGAGGCTGCCCTGAAGGAGGACTTCCGCAGGGACACCGCTGCTCAGATCCAG GAAGAACTGGTCACCCTGAGAGCAGAGCATCAACAGGACTCAGAAGACCTCTTCAAGAAGATTGTCCAGGCCTCGCAG GAGTCTGAGGCTCGACTCCAGGAGCTGAAGTCTGAGTGGCAAAG GATGACCCAGGAGTCCTTTCGGGAGAGTTCCATGAAGGAGCTGGGGCGGCTGGGGGTTCAGCTGGAAGGCCTGCGGCAGGAACTGGCAGCCCTGACCCTGAAGCAGAGCTCGGTGGAGGACCAAGTGGGCCTGCTGCCCCAGCAGCTCCAGGCTGTGCGGGACGAC GTGGAGTCTCAGTTCCCTGCCTGGGTCAGTCAGTTCCTTCTTCGAGGTGGGGGCAGCCGCACTGGGCTCCTTCAGCGAGAGGAGACGCAAGCTCAGCTGCAGGAGCTGGAGAGCAAGATCCTCGCCCACGTGGCCGAGATGCAGGGCAGGTCCGCGAGGGAGGCCGTGGCCAGCCTGGGGCTGACGCTGCAGAAGGAGGGCGTGATTGGGGTGACAGAGGAG GTGCACCGTATCGTAAACCAGGCTCTGAAGCGCTACAGCGAGGACCGCATCGGGATGGTGGACTACGCTCTGGAATCGGGAG GGGCCAGCGTTATCAGCACCCGATGTTCCGAGACCTACGAGACCAAGACGGCCCTCCTCAGCCTCTTCGGCATCCCCCTGTGGTACCAATCCCAGTCTCCCCGAGTCATTCTCCAG CCAGACGTGCACCCAGGCAACTGCTGGGCCTTCCAGGGGCCCCAGGGCTTTGCTGTGGTTCGCCTTTCTGCCCGCATCCGCCCCACTGCTGTCACCTTAGAGCATGTACCCAAATCCTTGTCCCCCAACAGCACCATCTCCAGTGCCCCCAAGGACTTTGCCGTCTTT GGTTTCGATGAAGACCTGCAGCAGGAGGGGACGCTCCTTGGCCAGTTCACGTACGACCAGGATGGGGAGCCCATTCAGACGTTTTATTTTCAG GGCCCTAAAATGGCCACGTACCAGGTGGTGGAGCTGCGGATCTTGACTAACTGGGGCCACCCCGAGTACACCTGCATCTACCGCTTCAGGGTGCACGGGGAACCCACCCACTAG
- the SUN2 gene encoding SUN domain-containing protein 2 isoform X7 has translation MSRRSQRLTRYSQGDDDGSSSSGGSSVMGSQSTLFKDSPLRRFSSLKTFLGFLLLLLLLTGLTYGAWYCYPFGLQTFHPAVASWWASKGSSGQRAVWGSRDSSPHFQAEQRILSRVHSLERRLEALAAEFSSSWQKEAMRLERLELRQGAGGQAASGSLSHEDTLALLEGLVSRREAALKEDFRRDTAAQIQEELVTLRAEHQQDSEDLFKKIVQASQESEARLQELKSEWQRMTQESFRESSMKELGRLGVQLEGLRQELAALTLKQSSVEDQVGLLPQQLQAVRDDVESQFPAWVSQFLLRGGGSRTGLLQREETQAQLQELESKILAHVAEMQGRSAREAVASLGLTLQKEGVIGVTEEQVHRIVNQALKRYSEDRIGMVDYALESGGASVISTRCSETYETKTALLSLFGIPLWYQSQSPRVILQPDVHPGNCWAFQGPQGFAVVRLSARIRPTAVTLEHVPKSLSPNSTISSAPKDFAVFGFDEDLQQEGTLLGQFTYDQDGEPIQTFYFQGPKMATYQVVELRILTNWGHPEYTCIYRFRVHGEPTH, from the exons ATGTCTCGAAGAAGCCAGCGCCTAACACGCTACTCCCAGGGTGACGAtgacggcagcagcagcagtgggggGAGCTCGGTGATGGGGAGTCAGAGCACCCTGTTTAAAGACAGTCCTCTCAG GCGCTTCTCATCACTGAAGACGTTCCTGGGGTTcctcttgctgctgctgcttctgaccGGCCTGACCTATG GCGCATGGTACTGCTACCCCTTCGGGCTGCAGACGTTCCACCCCGCCGTGGCTTCCTGGTGGGCCTCGAAGGGCAGCAGCGGGCAGCGTGCGGTGTGGGGTTCCAGAGACTCATCCCCACATTTCCAG GCTGAGCAGCGCATTCTGTCCCGGGTACACTCTCTGGAGCGGCGCCTGGAAGCTCTTGCTGCCGAATTTTCCTCCAGCTGGCAGAAGGAGGCCATGCGGCTGGAACGCTTGGAGCTGCGGCAGGGGGCCGGAGGGCAGGCGGCCAGCGGCAGCCTGAGCCACGAGGACACCCTGGCGCTCCTGGAGGGGCTGGTGAGCCGCCGCGAGGCTGCCCTGAAGGAGGACTTCCGCAGGGACACCGCTGCTCAGATCCAG GAAGAACTGGTCACCCTGAGAGCAGAGCATCAACAGGACTCAGAAGACCTCTTCAAGAAGATTGTCCAGGCCTCGCAG GAGTCTGAGGCTCGACTCCAGGAGCTGAAGTCTGAGTGGCAAAG GATGACCCAGGAGTCCTTTCGGGAGAGTTCCATGAAGGAGCTGGGGCGGCTGGGGGTTCAGCTGGAAGGCCTGCGGCAGGAACTGGCAGCCCTGACCCTGAAGCAGAGCTCGGTGGAGGACCAAGTGGGCCTGCTGCCCCAGCAGCTCCAGGCTGTGCGGGACGAC GTGGAGTCTCAGTTCCCTGCCTGGGTCAGTCAGTTCCTTCTTCGAGGTGGGGGCAGCCGCACTGGGCTCCTTCAGCGAGAGGAGACGCAAGCTCAGCTGCAGGAGCTGGAGAGCAAGATCCTCGCCCACGTGGCCGAGATGCAGGGCAGGTCCGCGAGGGAGGCCGTGGCCAGCCTGGGGCTGACGCTGCAGAAGGAGGGCGTGATTGGGGTGACAGAGGAG CAGGTGCACCGTATCGTAAACCAGGCTCTGAAGCGCTACAGCGAGGACCGCATCGGGATGGTGGACTACGCTCTGGAATCGGGAG GGGCCAGCGTTATCAGCACCCGATGTTCCGAGACCTACGAGACCAAGACGGCCCTCCTCAGCCTCTTCGGCATCCCCCTGTGGTACCAATCCCAGTCTCCCCGAGTCATTCTCCAG CCAGACGTGCACCCAGGCAACTGCTGGGCCTTCCAGGGGCCCCAGGGCTTTGCTGTGGTTCGCCTTTCTGCCCGCATCCGCCCCACTGCTGTCACCTTAGAGCATGTACCCAAATCCTTGTCCCCCAACAGCACCATCTCCAGTGCCCCCAAGGACTTTGCCGTCTTT GGTTTCGATGAAGACCTGCAGCAGGAGGGGACGCTCCTTGGCCAGTTCACGTACGACCAGGATGGGGAGCCCATTCAGACGTTTTATTTTCAG GGCCCTAAAATGGCCACGTACCAGGTGGTGGAGCTGCGGATCTTGACTAACTGGGGCCACCCCGAGTACACCTGCATCTACCGCTTCAGGGTGCACGGGGAACCCACCCACTAG